A stretch of DNA from Juglans microcarpa x Juglans regia isolate MS1-56 chromosome 5D, Jm3101_v1.0, whole genome shotgun sequence:
CATTTTAACAAAGAACAGAGatctaataatttatgtattcaCTCACATAGCTTAGAAGGTACTCTCTGTTCTCCCCTACACGGAAAGATGTAATTTTTTGACCACTTACAATCTCCAACATCAACACGCCAAAACTAAAGACATCTGACTTGACCGAGAATTGCCCAAGCATTGCATACTCTGGTGCCATATATCCACTgcatatcaatattaataaactcAACTTCAATTTGAAGGCAGTAGAgctttgattattattttcaattgatTTGATTTCCATCTCTTCATATGCCTTTCTTGATGCAAATAACCAACATAAATCAATCATATAGAAAATGCAAAATTGTAGTCATTAGCTCTAACCCTATTTGGATATGTTTATATACTTACTAGGTCCCCACAATTCTGTTTGTACTGCCTTCAGTCTGATCCAGTACACACATCCTTGCCATGCCAAAATCTGAAATCTTAGGATtcatttctatatctaataGAACGTTAGCAGCTTTGAGATCACGATGAATAATCCGAAGTCGAGAATCCTCATGAAGGTATAAAAGCCCTCGAGCAATgccttttataattttatatcgaCTCTCCCAATCCAGATTTGCACTCTTCTTGGGATCTACATAAGCATGGAATCGTACGTACACagtcaaatatttaaaatttataaccTTTGAaggaaattaatgaaaatatctTCATCCCAATGTAAACATAGAATGCAATGGTACCAAATATGTAGCGATCAAGGCTGCTGTTAGGTACGAACTCATACACAAGAAGTCGTTCATTCCCTTCCAAGCAAAATCCAAGGAGCCTTACTAGATTTCGGTGTTGGAGCTTGGCCAATAATACAACCTCATTCATGAATTCCAAATTTCCTTGTCCAGAGGTTCTCGATAGTCTTTTTACTGCTATCTCTTGTCCATTGGGAAGCTTACCCTGAATATGTGAGGGAACAAGGCACAAATAAAAGAATTCGAATCAATTTTCAGGAACTAAATACAATGGTTTGACATATTTTGacaagaaaaaatctacacaatttcttactattcacacaacctccgcacaccacactttttttaatttttattatttttttcttttattaaatatttaatatataaataatgaataaaagaattgaattagtttaaaaagaataaactcaaaaacaatttttaaaaaaatattaaaaatttaaaaaatttaaaaaaatataatatagagaGGTTGGAGAGAttacctaacattactcttttgaCAATAGATGCTTGGTAATACTTTTTATACCGTACTGTTTTCATACCTTAGAAACGGGCCCAAATCCCCCTTTTCCAAGCTTATTTGCATCAGAAAAGTCGCTTGTGGCAGCTTTAATAACGTCGAGATCAAATTGCAGGGATTCCACGTTTCCCATTTCATCGATGGCTTCAGAAAAGGAACCACCGAGTCCATACATATTcgaatgatttattaatttgcTCCATATGGAAAGCATACAACAAGGTATggcatctaatttaatttttgggttCGTATGATCTCTAGTAACTACTAACAGAGAGTGGAAccatttataagaaaaaaaacattttctttttcctaaagCCCAGTGTACGCGTCATCCAAGTGcaaaaagaaattcatgaatttttggaactgttatataatataggaaaatagacttcaaaatctcaaaaataacgAGGAATACAAGATCATGTCAAGAACTATATATGTTGTACTTACTTTCAAAATGATCCTTGCGCTTCCTcactcttaaaaataaataaataatactgaTGACCAGTATGATACCAACAAGAGTGGGCACAACGACGATGACAGTTCCAGTTGTAGTACTGTTTCTCTTAGTTCCTGCGAAAACTAAAAGCACGTTGTTTTTGAAAGGCAAGCCAACTACAAAACTTGAACAGTCAAATTTGTCTCACAAATCACAACTTATCACGTACAACGTAATATACAAATAACTTCGAAACAGAAACGAAAAGAGAACAGATACGACTGGACTCGATTGAtaagaattttgaaagaaaatcacAGTTCGAATAAAAAGTATTAGCCAATCTACTCCGGAGGACATCACGCAACGTTCCGGCCAATTCCCGTGTCATACTTGTAAAGGATAGCATCTATGCTGAGcgcaataaaaataattatggtttCATCGATATGGGATATATGAGGATTATTCTACCTTTTATGGGTGGAGGGGACTCAGGGGAGACTGGTTGCGAGGGTGGTGACGGTGTAGCAACAGATGTAAGGTCGAAGAAAGGGTATGTCTCAAACCTGAAATTACAGTTAGGTGTATATGCTCTCCCACCTGCCTGTCCAAGGCCAAAAAGTGGAATTTGTGCATAAATCAAATTTAAACAATCACGGCAGTCTTGCTCAGATAAATCGGGAGTGCACTGCGCAAGAACATATAATTTGCTCTTGTCGGGGGCGACTGAGGTCCTCGTCGCAAACTTGAGAGAAACACCTGATGCAGCATCACTTATCATGCCACTTAATAGGTTCTTAAGGACCACGCCATACCCTTTTACATCGGATACGTTCCTTGGGTTCCACATAAAGCTATTAGGAGCACTTTCCACAACGCCAAACATGGAGCGGTTTGAGAAGCGCAACGAGCAATTGTCGTACCACCCTATTGCCTCCATTTGATTGGGACAAAGTTGTGTGAGAACAGTTCTAGAATCATTGAGGCAACTACGGCAAACATCTGCCTTTACATCTCCTCTACAAAGTCCAATTCCATAAGCTTTGTCAGGTTCTTGTCCATGAGAATCAGTGCCAAACCCGTTGTCAGTACCAGTGTTAGAGGAGATAGAGGCGAGGACGTGGTCGAGGTTCGCCTTGTATTTACTCTTACTGGTATATTTACCAGTGTTGTCTGAACAGAAATAATATATGAAACTTGGCTGGGTTGTGGCCTGATAAACTAGTACAAAAATCAAGAACAGGAAGAAAAGTAGTCTTGAGGAAACCATTACCATGTCTGTTCGTCGTATGGATCGATTTCAGCCTTGAAAGTTTTATTGCAAACGATGAGATGGCTGGCTGAAAAGTAGCTTGTGTGGgtaaagaagataaaaacattTGCCATTAGAATAGGGGTCTTCTTGTTGAAGTCAATGAATCAGTAAGCAATTCGGCCAATTCCGCTGAGGTTTTGAACTTTTGGGCAGGAGGGTTCTAGTCTTTATCTTGCCCCACGATCCTACTCTTTCTACAACTTTCTATTTCCTTCGAGATTGAACAGTCCAAATGATAGTATAAACTTTAAAGAGTTAAATGACAATTTTAATTGAAGCAATTTCTAACCATTGGAAATGTGATGAATGcctggaaatttaaaaaaaaaaatagataaataactAACTGAAGCTTTCTTTGGGCTTCAAGGGAGTgggaataatattttaacatacgcttataatttttttaatttattaaaaataatacttaattTTGCTAGAAATTAccatacataaaatatattaataatattttagtatgtaTGGTAATATGACTTATTTTCTACcgtatttaatttattgtataaatCAATCAACATCAATTAGTATTATTGGTTTGCTGTAATTTCAACTTTTCTCTCTAGATTCATTCCCCTATAAATAAGAACATATGTTATGTATTCAAacagagtaatgatatacacaacaTATTTTCATAACAATATTGTAAGATGATggttattttgtaaaatttgttacttttattaggtgttttaaaaaactattcctcatttaaaacatattattataaagtgttgtgaaaaatattgtctgtaaattattttccattcaaatgTAATTGATAATAGCAaatgttaatgtcgtgtttcgcgcGCCCTTAGGCTGGGTTCCAGCAACTCGGGTCTTCAGGCTTTCACCTATACACTTAAGTAAACACGAAGAATGAGGGACCTTGGTGGTGGCTGGAGAGTCTCCAATACTAaagtcagtatatctccttagtaaTTTGTGCGAAAATTTAGAGGAATCAGATAGAGTTCTTCGTACATGGGGATcgacttttatactaggttttttGTGGGAACGGCTCGTACCTAGTTTCAATGAGGCTATGTCATTTCCACTGTTCGTTTTATTAGAAtcttttaatgcggcgtgacttATAGGTCAATGTCATTAATGCGGCCTAGAATCTGGAGACTagcgccattaatgcggcgtagcTCCCTGACTCACTTTTCCCTGCAGACGCTCCCTGTTAAGCTTCTCCATGCCTGCTGTCAGGAGATCATGGGTTCTCCCTATTTTCCGCCTGCTTGCCTACGCAGGTTCTCCAGTCTAGGGTGTCACTGGGGAGCTATTAGGGCGGCGAGTCTCATTTGCCCCTACTATATGCTTTTCCCAAGCGTGGGTTGCTTCGTGAGTGGGTTTCTTTCATGGGCCGAGTACTTAGCAGAGGCCCACTGACTATTTTTAGAGGAGGGTCGTTGGCTCCGACCGGGCTCTCTGACTTACTTCCTAGTGGCCTATCGTGGGCCTATCTTGTGGGCCGATAAGGGGAAAAAATCTCTTACAATTACCCCGACAATTTTTATCGAATTGGTCTaatgggaatttttttttgccTTGGTCTTCGCATTACATACTTTTCCTAATGTTCCTGTTGTGGAgatcctcccccttaaaaacAGGCGGCCATTAACCTCTCGATTCTTCTACTTGTGAGGTCCGCGGCTCAAGATTATGCCCGTACAACTTTTTCGTTATTTAATGATGCCAGGCGACAATTCTCCTTCCGATTTTATTGGCACGTTTTCGAATGGTTGGGTTTTGCACTTGGTGGCATCCTTCCAGTTCTCTCATCGTTGATGGTGTCGGGTGGTTTCTTCTCTCCACGTCGCATCGCACAGTACGTGACGTGCGATGCATCCACGTCTTGCTAACTCTGTTGGGCACGTGCATTCCCATGAATTTGGGATGTTAAACGTCGCTGCCCCTTATTTAAATTTCTCCCTTGTCGTTGGGGCCCTCTTTTTGGCCTTTCTCCTtcattcttttatgtttttaccCTTCCTGCTCTAGCAATTAGACTCCTCAGATTTGTCTTGAGGCACAATTTTTTTCCCACGTCGCATTTTGTTGCGCATTTCACAAAATTCAAGCCATTTCTATCCCTCATTCTGCCACATGGGAACGAAAGGGCAACCGTCACTTCCTCTTTATATATACACGGCTCAGCCCTCTTTCTCCCACCTTTTTCACATTCTTGTCTCTTCATGTTCTAGCCTTCTCGTTCCTTTTGCTTGACTCTTCGTCCTCTGTGTTACCTTTCTCAACTTCAACCTTTATGGCTCCCAGGAAGATCGTTTAACCCAAGATTCTAGGGGAGTTGGACCAGCCGGAGGTTTGCACTGCGGAGCAATTCTTCATGCCGCTCGAATGTCACCCCCGAGTTCTTTTCGTCGCTAGCTTCCACCTTCTATGTCCTTGAGAACGTGGTTTTTGAGGTTCCTGGACCTCATGAGGGGTTGTCAACGATGAGAGTTATGCTTCAAAGGTCGCCCTCTTCCCCAACATGTTATAAAGCGTGAGGGGAACATTTGTAGGTTTAAGGAGACGCACGCCCTCGTTTCTCTGGAGCCCCGTTATTGCAAGATCAATGATTGGATCATAAAGTTTTTCTTCATGATCGACCATGGGTGGGAGTTTCCGGTCAGGTAGGTGAATCACTGCGAATTTCTAGTTCGGGCCATATGGGGGTGGTCCTTGAGGACAAGGCAGTACAGCTGAAGGCCTTTCCTGAGGAGCTGCATCGTATTGCTCTGGTCAAAGAGTAGGTACAAAAACACCCGGTCAATACCCTCTCGGAGGCTTTCCTCAAGGATCTCACCATTTTTTACTACTGCACCATTCCCATGCAACCTAGAGTCACCCCAGCTCAGAAGCGTTCGAAAAGCCCTCCTCCCGCAGGCAAGGGGAAGAAAGTGTGGGCTAATAGCAGCCCAGTTTCCCCTCCTCGATTTCCTTTGGGGCAGCCTTCGGCATTAGTCGACGTGCAACGTCCTCCACCATTTGTGCTTCCTCCATAGCCGACACCACCTATCCATCCTTTGAGTCCACCAAGTAGCTAGGGAggaagaaaccctaatgtctcgGAGGTACTAGCCATCCCGAAGGCACCGGCAGCCCCTCCTCCCAAGGCTGGTTTGACCATCAAATCTGTAACGGTCGCGGTCCCCGCTACACTAGTCGTGCCAATGGTGGAGGGCAAACATGCTCTCAACGCACTTCTATGGAACTAGCTCCTTGTCGGTCAACACTAGTGGAGCCTCCTCCTAAGGTGAACATGGAGATGATCCCCTCCACCACATCTACAGCGCAATCTGCCATCGAAGATCAAGTCTTCGAGTGTGTGGATGAGGATTGCACAAGGGGTTCCAATCTAGGTGGGAAGGGGAGGTCTTCCTCTGAGCTCGTCCTCGCCCAGTCACCACTCGAAGGCCCTAGTCCTACCACCACCGCCGCCGTTGAGATCCTGGTTGCCTCAATTGAGGAGCCCATTGGGAGAACCTCGGGAGAGGAGGGGGTGGAGGGGCTTTCACCACTAGGAAATCAGCCATGATAGAGGCCGTCGAGGGGTGCTACCTACCAAGATGGACAGTGTAATGGTTCCAACTGGCTAGACCATGTCTCCGGAGAAGCCCTTCAGTGGTGTGGGGCTGGTCGGAATCGGGAGGCGTCTATTCCTGTTCACGTAAAGGCTTCCCAGAATAGGATATCTGCGAAGCTGCCATTATCGATAAGGATCCTATaagtggtgaagttggcgaccAGCATAGTCACCAGTGCATCGTCGTGCTGATAGAGGACCCCCTCCTCGTCGTCCTCTCCAAAGGAAATGATTGGGGTCGTGTCATTCCTTCTGTACTTGGCAGGGCGGCACTTCGCCGAATACACCTATTGGTATCTCGCCCGCCTGGCGTGCACTTTCTGCCCGGATGGGGTTGCACCTCTGCCAGCAAAGCCTCCCACAATAGTTTGGATCTTCCCTAGCAGCACTACTCCTTGATGCGGTGCGGTGTGCAGGGGCAATCGCGCTAGGGTCCCTGCGCGACTACTCTCTACACACTTCTTGGCTGCATGACTACTTTCCCTTCTTGGCCTTCTGATCCTCTCCACACTTCTTTCCCATGACCTCCTTCTCCATTTCCTCTCCGGCCTTTAGGTGGGATAATAGGGTTGTTTGGGTTTTCATTTCACTTACCATTCTAATTGGGAGATCATAATGtccatttttaacaatttttatttgcaTGGATGCatagtaataatttaatttattaaatgaataaatatagctAGCGACCCCTAGGCAAATATTGGCAGCTGACCGAAGTTTTGCTGCATACGAGATGGCACAAGTGGAACTAAACGAAAATACAGACTATGTTGAATGTTCGCAATTGTGATCACAACACGAGTGCCAATTGAAACTGGTGGACCGACCGATCGAAGATCAAACAAACTTTTCTTGCAGTCCAGAACAACGTGAGCACGTACGGAATGTTTGGGTTTTcatgttaatttttatatatagtttaatgaGTGGCACT
This window harbors:
- the LOC121264381 gene encoding cysteine-rich receptor-like protein kinase 10 isoform X1, with amino-acid sequence MLSIWSKLINHSNMYGLGGSFSEAIDEMGNVESLQFDLDVIKAATSDFSDANKLGKGGFGPVSKGKLPNGQEIAVKRLSRTSGQGNLEFMNEVVLLAKLQHRNLVRLLGFCLEGNERLLVYEFVPNSSLDRYIFDPKKSANLDWESRYKIIKGIARGLLYLHEDSRLRIIHRDLKAANVLLDIEMNPKISDFGMARMCVLDQTEGSTNRIVGTYGYMAPEYAMLGQFSVKSDVFSFGVLMLEIVSGQKITSFRVGENREYLLSYAWKNWREGTAANLIDLTLRSGPLSEMIRCIHIGLLCVQANVADRLDMASVVLMLNSNSIALPLPTQPASFMQNGVPLATSMKLDTDCRPVSQYEVSITELDPR
- the LOC121264381 gene encoding cysteine-rich receptor-like protein kinase 10 isoform X2 encodes the protein MGNVESLQFDLDVIKAATSDFSDANKLGKGGFGPVSKGKLPNGQEIAVKRLSRTSGQGNLEFMNEVVLLAKLQHRNLVRLLGFCLEGNERLLVYEFVPNSSLDRYIFDPKKSANLDWESRYKIIKGIARGLLYLHEDSRLRIIHRDLKAANVLLDIEMNPKISDFGMARMCVLDQTEGSTNRIVGTYGYMAPEYAMLGQFSVKSDVFSFGVLMLEIVSGQKITSFRVGENREYLLSYAWKNWREGTAANLIDLTLRSGPLSEMIRCIHIGLLCVQANVADRLDMASVVLMLNSNSIALPLPTQPASFMQNGVPLATSMKLDTDCRPVSQYEVSITELDPR
- the LOC121264383 gene encoding cysteine-rich repeat secretory protein 38-like produces the protein MVMVSSRLLFFLFLIFVLVYQATTQPSFIYYFCSDNTGKYTSKSKYKANLDHVLASISSNTGTDNGFGTDSHGQEPDKAYGIGLCRGDVKADVCRSCLNDSRTVLTQLCPNQMEAIGWYDNCSLRFSNRSMFGVVESAPNSFMWNPRNVSDVKGYGVVLKNLLSGMISDAASGVSLKFATRTSVAPDKSKLYVLAQCTPDLSEQDCRDCLNLIYAQIPLFGLGQAGGRAYTPNCNFRFETYPFFDLTSVATPSPPSQPVSPESPPPIKGRIILIYPISMKP